From Camelus dromedarius isolate mCamDro1 chromosome X, mCamDro1.pat, whole genome shotgun sequence, one genomic window encodes:
- the TASL gene encoding TLR adapter interacting with SLC15A4 on the lysosome has translation MLSEGYLSGLAYRNETLWSCTSYNEQVAEEKEEETEATAASALSYSSVDETQVQSLYVSCKSSGKFISSVRSRESQRSRNPRITVVQTNPNPVFESPNLAAVEIYRDPSRETYLVPPSCKSICKNYNDLHIAGGQVMAINSVTTDFPSESSFECGPLLKSSEIPLPMEDSISTQPSDFPPKPIQRYSSYWRITSIKEKSSLQMQKPISNAVLNEYLEQKVVELYNQYIMDTVFQDSSPTQILASELIMTSVDQISIQVSREKNLETSKARDIVINRLLQLVSTEISTPSLHISQYSNVNP, from the coding sequence ATGCTGTCAGAAGGGTATCTCAGTGGACTTGCCTACCGGAATGAGACCCTCTGGAGTTGTACATCTTATAACGAGCAGGTGgctgaggaaaaggaagaggagaccGAAGCCACAGCTGCATCTGCTCTTTCCTATTCCTCTGTGGATGAAACACAAGTCCAAAGTCTCTATGTGAGCTGCAAATCCTCTGGCAAGTTTATTTCTTCCGTGCGTTCAAGAGAGAGCCAACGCAGTAGAAATCCGAGAATCACAGTGGTGCAGACAAACCCTAACCCTGTCTTTGAAAGCCCAAACTTGGCTGCAGTTGAAATATATAGAGACCCCAGCAGAGAGACCTATTTGGTTCCACCTTCCTGCAAGAGTATTTGCAAGAATTACAATGACTTACATATTGCAGGGGGCCAGGTGATGGCAATTAATTCAGTGACAACAGATTTTCCCTCCGAGAGCAGTTTTGAATGTGGTCCTTTGCTGAAATCGTCTGAGATTCCTTTGCCCATGGAGGATTCCATTTCCACTCAGCCCAGCGACTTTCCACCAAAACCGATCCAGCGGTATTCATCCTACTGGAGAATAACCAGCATCAAAGAGAAAAGCAGTCTGCAAATGCAGAAGCCTATTTCGAATGCAGTGCTGAATGAATACCTGGAGCAGAAGGTGGTGGAGTTATATAACCAATACATCATGGACACTGTGTTTCAGGACAGTTCTCCTACCCAGATTCTGGCATCTGAACTCATCATGACAAGTGTGGACCAAATTAGTATTCAAGTCTCTAGAGAGAAGAACCTGGAGACCTCCAAAGCCAGGGATATAGTCATTAACCGCCTCTTACAGTTGGTGTCAACTGAAATCAGCACTCCTAGTCTCCATATTTCTCAGTATAGCAACGTGAATCCATAG